The Lycium ferocissimum isolate CSIRO_LF1 chromosome 10, AGI_CSIRO_Lferr_CH_V1, whole genome shotgun sequence genome window below encodes:
- the LOC132034250 gene encoding phosphatidylinositol-3-phosphatase SAC1 isoform X2, whose amino-acid sequence MENMKSNESNTLSYSLEKFRLYETRARFYLIGSDRNKQYFRVLKIDRMEASDLNISEDPVVYPPQEVKNLLQRIAEGNRATGGLNFVAKVYGIAGCIKFLESYYLVLVTKRRQIGCVCGHAIYCIDESQIITIPHVSAQTDVAHSKTELRYKKLLSSVDLTKDFFYSYTYPIMRSLQRNVLSTGEDGMPYDNIFVWNSYLTHTIRSRCKNTMWTIALVHGHFKQTRLSIFGKDFSVSLISRRSRHFAGTRYLKRGVNDHGRVANDVETEQIVLDEEAGSCKGKMSSVVQMRGSIPLFWSQEASRFSPKPDIILQRYDPTYEATRMHFEDLARRYGNPIIILNLIKTVEKRPREMMLRREFANAVGYLNQILSEENHLKFIHWDFHKFAKSKSANVLAVLGGVASEALYLTGFYYSGKPVVVKRRATQLSRTSTARDSSLRDLRANSGELSRIGSNNEILNSLIKQEREADNSQQIGKDNDEKAAPSFQSGVLRTNCIDCLDRTNVAQYAYGLEALGHQLHAMGLTDRPKLDADSSIAAALMDMYQGMGDALAQQYGGSAAHNTVFPERQGKWKATTQSREFLKSIKRYYSNAYTDGEKQDAINLFLGYFQPQEGKPALWELDSDYYLHVSGIGDDLIPDLSFGSSAVGQGTKLAPVPAIKEDFLRMKLTSFDKLLERTCCNIKNVRLCSETDQKSGNSGVAPDAAEIQLKSPNWLFGQRKYDDSNSASHAVSNGASNGENEVDGLGDLSWISGVPDLNQEDIFERYLTMTAANEANGWYGGSLLGDQDESSEIYRHYAELIQGPAMEPFEHDCENEKYYTELLLKGSVDAMDDAAIEAEMESAFKAYDQIGADLGIFPKSCKALAADPSQLTRWLVGEDKLPNV is encoded by the exons ATGGAGAATATGAAGTCAAATGAATCCAACACTCTTTCCTATTCCCTCGAAAAATTTCGCCTCTATGAAACACGTGCT AGGTTTTATTTAATAGGGAGTGATAGGAATAAGCAGTATTTCAGGGTGTTAAAGATTGATAGAATGGAGGCTTCTGATCTTAACATAAGTGAAGACCCAGTTGTGTATCCACCACAGGAAGTGAAAAACTTACTTCAAAGGATTGCTGAAGGAAATAGAGCTACCGGGGGTTTGAATTTTGTCGCTAAAGTTTATGGCATTGCTG GTTGCATTAAATTCTTGGAGTCATATTATCTTGTATTGGTGACAAAAAGGCGCCAAATTGGATGTGTATGTGGTCATGCGATATATTGTATAGACGAGAGCCAAATTATTACAATACCTCATGTCTCGGCCCAAACTGATGTTGCTCATTCGAAAACTGAGTTAAG GTACAAGAAGCTTTTGTCCAGTGTTGACTTGACAAAAGATTTTTTCTACAGTTACACCTATCCTATAATGCGAAGCTTGCAAAGGAATGTCTTGTCTACGGGTGAGGATGGAATGCCGTATGACAATATTTTTGTCTGGAATAGTTATCTAACACATACAATTCGATCAAGATGCAAGAACACAATGTGGACAATTGCTTTAGTTCATGGGCACTTTAAGCAG ACTAGGCTATCAATATTTGGAAAAGACTTTAGTGTTTCTCTGATTTCTAGACGTTCTCGGCATTTTGCGGGAACACG TTACTTGAAAAGGGGAGTTAATGATCATGGAAGAGTTGCAAATGATGTTGAAACTGAACAAATTGTACTTGACGAAGAAGCTGGCTCATGCAAAGGAAAAATGAGCTCTGTTGTTCAAATGAGGGgctcaattcctcttttctggTCACAAGAAGCCTCAAGATTCAGCCCAAAACCAGATATAATCT TACAAAGATATGATCCTACTTATGAAGCAACGAGAATGCATTTTGAAGATCTTGCAAGGAGATATGGAAACCCAATAATCATACTTAATCTGATCAAG ACAGTTGAGAAAAGGCCACGAGAAATGATGCTGAGGCGTGAGTTTGCCAATGCAGTTGGGTACCTCAATCAGATACTTTCTGAAGAAAATCACCTAAAATTCATACATTGGGATTTTCACAAGTTTGCAAAAAG CAAGTCTGCAAATGTATTAGCAGTTCTGGGTGGCGTGGCGAGTGAAGCACTTTATTTAACTGGGTTTTACTACAGTGGAAAGCCAGTGGTTGTTAAGAGGCGGGCTACACAACTCAGCCGTACAAGCACTGCGAG GGATTCTTCTCTTAGAGATTTGAGGGCAAATTCAGGAGAGCTCTCAAGGATTGGAAGCAACAATGAAATCCTGAACTCGCTAATCAAACAAGAAAGAGAGGCTGATAATAGTCAACAAATTGGCAAAGATAATGATGAGAAGGCAGCACCGAGTTTTCAAAGTGGAGTGCTCCGGACCAACTGCATTGATTGCTTGGACAGAACAAATGTCGCCCAGTATGCTTATGGTCTTGAAGCTTTAGGTCACCAACTCCATGCTATGGGCTTGACTGATAGACCTAAACTGGATGCTGACAGTAGCATTGCTGCTGCTCTCATGGATATGTACCAGGGTATGGGAGATGCTCTTGCTCAACAATATGGTGGCTCTGCTGCTCACAACACT GTGTTTCCAGAGAGGCAGGGCAAGTGGAAAGCTACAACTCAGTCGAGGGAATTCCTCAAGTCTATCAAACGATATTACAGCAATGCATATACAGATGGTGAAAAGCAAGATGCAATTAACTT aTTCTTGGGATATTTCCAACCTCAGGAAGGGAAACCTGCACTTTGGGAGCTGGATTCTGACTATTATCTTCATGTATCTGGCATAGGAGACGATCTCATCCCAGA TTTGTCATTTGGTAGTAGTGCTGTTGGACAAGGAACCAAACTAGCCCCTGTTCCAGCAATCAAGGAGGATTTCTTGCGCATGAAGTTGACATCGTTTGACAAGTTGCTTGAAAGAACATGCTGCAATATTAAGAATGTACGGCTCTGTAGTGAAACTGATCAAAAATCAGGGAATTCTGGAGTGGCACCTGATGCTGC TGAAATACAGCTTAAGAGCCCGAATTGGCTTTTTGGACAAAGGAAGTATGATGATAGTAATTCTGCATCACATGCAGTTTCGAATGGGGCTTCAAACGGTGAGAACGAAGTGGATGGTCTTGGTGATCTTAGCTGGATTTCTGGTGTTCCTGATTTGAATCAGGAAGATATCTTTGAAAG ATACCTTACAATGACGGCAGCAAATGAAGCTAATGGCTGGTATGGTGGTTCATTGCTCGGTGATCAAGATGAAAGCAGTGAAATCTACCGACATTATGCAGAACTTATCCAG GGCCCTGCAATGGAACCTTTCGAACATGATTGTGAGAATGAAAAGTATTATACCGAACTTCTCCTGAAAGGCTCAGTTGACGCAATGGACGATGCAGCTATTGAAGCAGAGATGGAATCTGCTTTCAAGGCGTATGACCAAATTGGTGCAGATCTTGGGATTTTCCCAAAGTCATGTAAGGCATTGGCTGCTGATCCGAGCCAACTAACGAGATGGCTGGTTGGTGAAGACAAGCTGCCCAACGTATGA
- the LOC132034250 gene encoding phosphatidylinositol-3-phosphatase SAC1 isoform X1, with protein MENMKSNESNTLSYSLEKFRLYETRARFYLIGSDRNKQYFRVLKIDRMEASDLNISEDPVVYPPQEVKNLLQRIAEGNRATGGLNFVAKVYGIAGCIKFLESYYLVLVTKRRQIGCVCGHAIYCIDESQIITIPHVSAQTDVAHSKTELRYKKLLSSVDLTKDFFYSYTYPIMRSLQRNVLSTGEDGMPYDNIFVWNSYLTHTIRSRCKNTMWTIALVHGHFKQTRLSIFGKDFSVSLISRRSRHFAGTRYLKRGVNDHGRVANDVETEQIVLDEEAGSCKGKMSSVVQMRGSIPLFWSQEASRFSPKPDIILQRYDPTYEATRMHFEDLARRYGNPIIILNLIKTVEKRPREMMLRREFANAVGYLNQILSEENHLKFIHWDFHKFAKSKSANVLAVLGGVASEALYLTGFYYSGKPVVVKRRATQLSRTSTARDSSLRDLRANSGELSRIGSNNEILNSLIKQEREADNSQQIGKDNDEKAAPSFQSGVLRTNCIDCLDRTNVAQYAYGLEALGHQLHAMGLTDRPKLDADSSIAAALMDMYQGMGDALAQQYGGSAAHNTVFPERQGKWKATTQSREFLKSIKRYYSNAYTDGEKQDAINLFLGYFQPQEGKPALWELDSDYYLHVSGIGDDLIPEYGLSFGSSAVGQGTKLAPVPAIKEDFLRMKLTSFDKLLERTCCNIKNVRLCSETDQKSGNSGVAPDAAEIQLKSPNWLFGQRKYDDSNSASHAVSNGASNGENEVDGLGDLSWISGVPDLNQEDIFERYLTMTAANEANGWYGGSLLGDQDESSEIYRHYAELIQGPAMEPFEHDCENEKYYTELLLKGSVDAMDDAAIEAEMESAFKAYDQIGADLGIFPKSCKALAADPSQLTRWLVGEDKLPNV; from the exons ATGGAGAATATGAAGTCAAATGAATCCAACACTCTTTCCTATTCCCTCGAAAAATTTCGCCTCTATGAAACACGTGCT AGGTTTTATTTAATAGGGAGTGATAGGAATAAGCAGTATTTCAGGGTGTTAAAGATTGATAGAATGGAGGCTTCTGATCTTAACATAAGTGAAGACCCAGTTGTGTATCCACCACAGGAAGTGAAAAACTTACTTCAAAGGATTGCTGAAGGAAATAGAGCTACCGGGGGTTTGAATTTTGTCGCTAAAGTTTATGGCATTGCTG GTTGCATTAAATTCTTGGAGTCATATTATCTTGTATTGGTGACAAAAAGGCGCCAAATTGGATGTGTATGTGGTCATGCGATATATTGTATAGACGAGAGCCAAATTATTACAATACCTCATGTCTCGGCCCAAACTGATGTTGCTCATTCGAAAACTGAGTTAAG GTACAAGAAGCTTTTGTCCAGTGTTGACTTGACAAAAGATTTTTTCTACAGTTACACCTATCCTATAATGCGAAGCTTGCAAAGGAATGTCTTGTCTACGGGTGAGGATGGAATGCCGTATGACAATATTTTTGTCTGGAATAGTTATCTAACACATACAATTCGATCAAGATGCAAGAACACAATGTGGACAATTGCTTTAGTTCATGGGCACTTTAAGCAG ACTAGGCTATCAATATTTGGAAAAGACTTTAGTGTTTCTCTGATTTCTAGACGTTCTCGGCATTTTGCGGGAACACG TTACTTGAAAAGGGGAGTTAATGATCATGGAAGAGTTGCAAATGATGTTGAAACTGAACAAATTGTACTTGACGAAGAAGCTGGCTCATGCAAAGGAAAAATGAGCTCTGTTGTTCAAATGAGGGgctcaattcctcttttctggTCACAAGAAGCCTCAAGATTCAGCCCAAAACCAGATATAATCT TACAAAGATATGATCCTACTTATGAAGCAACGAGAATGCATTTTGAAGATCTTGCAAGGAGATATGGAAACCCAATAATCATACTTAATCTGATCAAG ACAGTTGAGAAAAGGCCACGAGAAATGATGCTGAGGCGTGAGTTTGCCAATGCAGTTGGGTACCTCAATCAGATACTTTCTGAAGAAAATCACCTAAAATTCATACATTGGGATTTTCACAAGTTTGCAAAAAG CAAGTCTGCAAATGTATTAGCAGTTCTGGGTGGCGTGGCGAGTGAAGCACTTTATTTAACTGGGTTTTACTACAGTGGAAAGCCAGTGGTTGTTAAGAGGCGGGCTACACAACTCAGCCGTACAAGCACTGCGAG GGATTCTTCTCTTAGAGATTTGAGGGCAAATTCAGGAGAGCTCTCAAGGATTGGAAGCAACAATGAAATCCTGAACTCGCTAATCAAACAAGAAAGAGAGGCTGATAATAGTCAACAAATTGGCAAAGATAATGATGAGAAGGCAGCACCGAGTTTTCAAAGTGGAGTGCTCCGGACCAACTGCATTGATTGCTTGGACAGAACAAATGTCGCCCAGTATGCTTATGGTCTTGAAGCTTTAGGTCACCAACTCCATGCTATGGGCTTGACTGATAGACCTAAACTGGATGCTGACAGTAGCATTGCTGCTGCTCTCATGGATATGTACCAGGGTATGGGAGATGCTCTTGCTCAACAATATGGTGGCTCTGCTGCTCACAACACT GTGTTTCCAGAGAGGCAGGGCAAGTGGAAAGCTACAACTCAGTCGAGGGAATTCCTCAAGTCTATCAAACGATATTACAGCAATGCATATACAGATGGTGAAAAGCAAGATGCAATTAACTT aTTCTTGGGATATTTCCAACCTCAGGAAGGGAAACCTGCACTTTGGGAGCTGGATTCTGACTATTATCTTCATGTATCTGGCATAGGAGACGATCTCATCCCAGAGTATGG TTTGTCATTTGGTAGTAGTGCTGTTGGACAAGGAACCAAACTAGCCCCTGTTCCAGCAATCAAGGAGGATTTCTTGCGCATGAAGTTGACATCGTTTGACAAGTTGCTTGAAAGAACATGCTGCAATATTAAGAATGTACGGCTCTGTAGTGAAACTGATCAAAAATCAGGGAATTCTGGAGTGGCACCTGATGCTGC TGAAATACAGCTTAAGAGCCCGAATTGGCTTTTTGGACAAAGGAAGTATGATGATAGTAATTCTGCATCACATGCAGTTTCGAATGGGGCTTCAAACGGTGAGAACGAAGTGGATGGTCTTGGTGATCTTAGCTGGATTTCTGGTGTTCCTGATTTGAATCAGGAAGATATCTTTGAAAG ATACCTTACAATGACGGCAGCAAATGAAGCTAATGGCTGGTATGGTGGTTCATTGCTCGGTGATCAAGATGAAAGCAGTGAAATCTACCGACATTATGCAGAACTTATCCAG GGCCCTGCAATGGAACCTTTCGAACATGATTGTGAGAATGAAAAGTATTATACCGAACTTCTCCTGAAAGGCTCAGTTGACGCAATGGACGATGCAGCTATTGAAGCAGAGATGGAATCTGCTTTCAAGGCGTATGACCAAATTGGTGCAGATCTTGGGATTTTCCCAAAGTCATGTAAGGCATTGGCTGCTGATCCGAGCCAACTAACGAGATGGCTGGTTGGTGAAGACAAGCTGCCCAACGTATGA